The Devosia sp. A16 genome includes a window with the following:
- a CDS encoding carbohydrate ABC transporter permease, whose translation MRHQANPWITSNLWVLSAAMLPAIVLVGALLYFTGWAFTFSFTDLGLTGRKAVEWSWVGLENYERLFTRKGFLESLWTTVVFVFFSAIVGQSVLGFLLAATLRGTISTTRSVVEVCIMLGWLLPDIVAAFLWSATTSQTGLINSLFVVPFGLQPINFINDFALPVVTIANIWKGTAWSYLLFVAALDSVPREIIEAAKIDGATRWQRAWLVVLPIIRPHIATNLLFITIWTFTYFPLIFAMTGGGPGRQTETLALFLYNQSFARGNLGFGSAISVAMLLIVGALSLVYLRMLREPK comes from the coding sequence ATGAGACACCAGGCCAACCCCTGGATCACCAGCAACCTGTGGGTGCTCAGTGCCGCCATGCTGCCGGCGATCGTCTTGGTCGGGGCGCTGCTCTATTTCACCGGCTGGGCCTTCACCTTCAGCTTCACCGACCTGGGGCTGACCGGCCGCAAGGCAGTCGAATGGTCCTGGGTGGGCCTCGAAAACTATGAGCGGCTGTTCACCCGCAAAGGCTTTCTCGAGTCGCTGTGGACCACGGTGGTCTTCGTCTTCTTCTCGGCGATCGTCGGCCAGTCGGTGCTGGGTTTCCTGCTCGCGGCGACGCTGCGCGGCACGATCTCCACCACGCGCAGTGTGGTCGAAGTCTGCATCATGCTCGGCTGGCTGCTGCCCGACATCGTGGCAGCGTTCCTCTGGTCCGCCACCACCTCGCAGACCGGACTGATCAACTCGCTGTTCGTCGTGCCGTTCGGATTGCAGCCGATCAACTTCATCAACGATTTCGCCCTGCCGGTCGTCACCATCGCCAATATCTGGAAGGGCACGGCCTGGAGTTACCTGCTGTTCGTCGCGGCGCTCGACTCGGTGCCGAGGGAGATCATCGAGGCGGCCAAGATCGACGGCGCGACGCGCTGGCAGCGCGCCTGGCTCGTGGTGCTGCCGATCATCCGGCCGCACATCGCGACGAACCTCCTCTTCATCACCATCTGGACCTTCACCTACTTCCCGCTGATCTTCGCGATGACGGGGGGCGGGCCGGGCCGGCAGACCGAAACGCTGGCGCTGTTCCTCTACAACCAGAGTTTTGCCCGCGGCAATCTTGGCTTCGGCAGCGCCATTTCGGTGGCCATGCTGCTGATCGTCGGCGCCCTTTCCCTCGTCTATCTGCGCATGCTGCGGGAGCCCAAGTAA
- a CDS encoding carbohydrate ABC transporter permease yields the protein MERTTLSRPMAIALAFMAVIWVSPFAWLLSNAFDTAATGRLIWPQRFGVDNFIGAIGGDAGRMFLNSLLIAAGTATISVVVGAAAAYPLSRLRMPGKNALLWTLVLLRMLPSVGVLVPLYFAAQRSGLLNQFGVMLALSCLNLPFTLLLLKNFFDTVPIELEEAAYVDGASLWQIVTGIVLPMSRAGLAVVWFFSFTGAWNEFLLPLIFSRVEAGFPMSVGLYGAFGRMGAIDYGFLAAFSIIYAAPAVGVYFLLRRNMNTGFAGVGVKG from the coding sequence ATGGAACGCACGACGCTCTCGCGACCCATGGCGATCGCGCTGGCCTTCATGGCGGTGATCTGGGTCAGCCCGTTCGCCTGGCTGCTCAGCAACGCCTTCGATACCGCCGCGACCGGGCGGCTCATCTGGCCGCAGCGCTTCGGCGTCGACAACTTCATCGGGGCGATCGGCGGCGACGCCGGCCGGATGTTCCTCAACTCGCTGCTGATTGCGGCGGGAACCGCGACCATCAGCGTGGTGGTCGGCGCCGCCGCGGCCTACCCGCTGTCGCGGCTCAGGATGCCGGGCAAGAATGCCTTGCTGTGGACGCTGGTGCTGCTGCGCATGCTGCCCTCGGTCGGCGTGCTGGTGCCGCTCTATTTCGCCGCGCAGCGGTCAGGGCTGCTGAACCAGTTCGGCGTCATGCTGGCGCTGAGCTGCCTGAACCTGCCGTTCACGCTGCTGCTCTTGAAGAACTTCTTCGACACAGTGCCGATCGAACTGGAAGAGGCGGCCTATGTCGACGGCGCTTCGCTCTGGCAGATCGTCACCGGCATCGTGCTGCCGATGTCGCGGGCGGGGCTCGCGGTGGTCTGGTTCTTCAGCTTCACCGGCGCCTGGAACGAGTTCCTGCTGCCGCTGATCTTTTCACGCGTCGAAGCGGGCTTTCCGATGTCGGTGGGGCTCTACGGCGCGTTCGGGCGGATGGGAGCCATCGACTACGGGTTCCTTGCCGCCTTCTCCATCATTTATGCGGCGCCGGCAGTCGGCGTGTACTTCCTGCTGCGGCGGAACATGAACACCGGGTTCGCCGGTGTCGGCGTCAAAGGGTAG